Proteins encoded within one genomic window of Vanrija pseudolonga chromosome 3, complete sequence:
- the CYB2_0 gene encoding Cytochrome b2, mitochondrial, protein MSPRQVDGKDVAEHNSREKGVWIVVHGHVYDVTDFLDEHPGGADIILRYAGKDATEEYEPIHPPSAIKENLEPGKHIGQLIPGTLPEEAKAEEAAPAAAAPASSSQAVVLAAPEPYVKPHLGEILSLHDFETVARETMTRRGWNYYSSGADDEITMRENYNAYQRVWFRPRVLRDVTKIDYSTKILGYDSSMPVYITATALGKLGHPEGEVCLTRAAAEQGIIQMIPTLASCGFDEMVDAAQPGQVQFLQLYVNAEKARTKKIIEHARDRGIKALFITVDAPQLGRREKDMRTKFEGNASAHQTKGGDKVQRDQGAARAISSFIDPSLNWNDVPFLRECAGDSMKLILKGVQTWEDAVLAAEFGCDGIVLSNHGGRQLDFAPSPITILPEVVAQLNARGLMYPRNKPKFEIFVDGGVRRATDVLKAVALGATAVGIGRPMIYAMSTYGTEGVSHALQILKDEFLMNMRLIGAPTLADVVPAMVDTSALPLPRVAPSVFESNYERMSPLGVRQHKL, encoded by the exons ATGAGCCCAAGGcaggtcgacggcaaggatGTCGCAGAGCACAACTCGCGCGAAAAG GGCGTGTGGATCGTCGTCCACG GCCACGTCTACGATGTGACCGACTTCCTCGAT GAGCACCCAG GAGGTGCAGACATCATCCT CCGATACGCCGGCAAGGACGCGACCGAGGAGTACGAGCCTATCCACCCGCCAAGCGCGATCAAGGAGAACCTCG AACCCGGCAAGCACATTGGCCAGCTGATCCCCGGCACGCTGCCtgaggaggccaaggcggaggaggcggcgccggcggcggccgcccccgcctcgtcaTCTCAGGCCgttgtcctcgccgcgcccgagccgtaCGTCAAGCCCCACCTCGGCGAGATCCTCTCGCTGCACGACTTTGAGACGGTTGCCCGTGAGACTATGACGCGCCGCGGATGGAACTACTACTCGTCTGGTGCCGATGACGAGATCAccatg CGCGAGAACTACAACGCGTACCAGCG TGTGTGGTTCCGCCCACGCGTCCTCCGCGACGTCACAAAGATCGACTACAGCACCAAGATTCTGGGCTACGACTCGTCGATGCCAGTGTACATTACCGCCACTGCtctcggcaagctcggccaCCCTGAGGGTGAGGTGTGCTTgacgcgcgctgccgccgagcagggTATCATCCAGATG ATCCCCACGCTCGCTTCGTGCGGCTTCGACGAgatggtcgacgccgcccagccggGCCAGGTCCAGTTCCTCCAGCTGTACGtcaacgccgagaaggcgcgTACCAAGAAGATcatcgagcacgcgcgcgaccgtGGCATCAAGGCGCTGTTCATCACCGTCGATGCGCCGCAGCTCGGTCGTCGCGAGAAGGACATGCGCACAAAGTTTGAGGGCAACGCGTCCGCCCACCAGAccaagggcggcgacaaggtgCAGCGCGACCagggcgcagcgcgcgccatcTCGTCGTTCATCGACCCCTCGCTCAACTGGAACGACGTGCCCTTCCTCCGCGAGTGCGCCGGCGACAGCATGAAGCTCATCCTCAAGGGCGTCCAGACGTGGGAGGACgcggtcctcgccgccgagttTGGCTGCGACGGCATCGTGCTCTCCAACCACGGCGGTCGCCAGCTCGACTTTGCGCCCTCGCCCATCACCATCCtgcccgaggtcgtcgcgcagctcaacGCCCGCGGCCTCATGTACCCGCGCAACAAGCCCAAGTTTGAGATTttcgtcgacggcggtgtgcgccgcgccaccgacgtgctcaaggccgtcgcgctcggcgccacggcgGTCGGTATCGGTCGCCCCATGATCTACGCCATGAGCACGTACGGCACCGAGGGTGTCTCGCACGCGCTCCAGATCCTCAAGGACGAGTTCCTCATGAACATGCGCCTCATTGGCGCCccgacgctcgccgacgtcgtcccCGCCATGGTCGACACCTCGGCTCTCCCCCTGCCCCGTGTCGCCCCCTCCGTCTTCGAGTCCAACTACGAGCGCATGAgcccgctcggcgtgcgccaGCACAAACTGTAG
- the SPAC19G12.09_1 gene encoding NAD/NADP-dependent indole-3-acetaldehyde reductase — protein sequence MTIAHRTVKLLDGKLIPALGWGNASSGLLGGGQKSIDAAKLAIASGITHIDTAQLYRTETETGVAVRESGAEGKVWVTTKLSEKEGIADANGVNRDALRKSVEGSLQRLGAKPDLLLIHNIEAAAGHIAPLWTALEDLVFDGTLAGVSIGVSNYRPQDIEAVVAVARIIPAVNQFEFHPYLLAHTEGLIALQKKHGIATEAYGPLTPLLRHPTGGPLKPVLERIAKTHNIDPATVLLLWVIAKGHVAISGSAKADNLKKLAAIDQLPDLTAEEVAEIDAVGRKIHFRGYKVHHVKDFPAPDLPEDLPAEGKL from the exons ATGACCATCGCCCACCGCACAgtcaagctcctcgacggcaagctcatcCCCGCGCTCGGGTGGGGCAACGCGTCCTCCGGCCTcctgggcggcggccagaAGTCGATCGACGCAgccaagctcgccatcgcGAGCGGCATCACGCACATCGACACGGCGCAGCTGTACCGTACCGAGACGGAGACGGGGGTGGCCGTGCGCGAGtcgggcgccgagggcaaggtgtGGGTGACGACGAAGC tgtccgagaaggagggcatcgccgacgccaacggcgtcaaccgcgacgcgctgcgcaaGTCGGTCGAGGGGTCTCTGCAGCGCCTGGGCGCCAAGCCCGACCTCCTGCTCATCCACAACATCGAAGCCGCGGCGGGACACATCGCGCCGCTGTGgaccgcgctcgaggacctcgtgTTTGACGGCACGTTGGCCGGCGTCAGCATCGGCGTGAGCAACTACCGCCCGCAGGACATTGAGGCGGTTGTCGCTGTGGCGCGGATCATCCCCGCCGTGAACCAGTT CGAGTTCCACCCCtacctcctcgcgcacacCGAGGGCCTGATCGCCCTGCAGAAGAAGCACGGCATCGCGACCGAGGCGTACggcccgctcacgccgctcCTGCGGCACCCGACCGGCGGCCCGCTCAAGCCGGTGCTGGAGCGCATCGCCAAGACGCACAACATCGACCCCGCGACTGTGCTGTTGCTCTGGGTCATTGCCAAGGGCCACGTCGCCATCTCGGGCAGCGCAAAGGCGGATAACCTCAAGAAGCTGGCCGCGATCGACCAGCTGCCCGACCTCACGGCCGAGGAAGTCGCTGagatcgacgccgtcggACGCAAGATCCACTTTAGGGGCTACAAGGTCCACCATGTCAAGGACTTCCCTGCGCCCGACCTGCCCGAGGACCTGCCCGCCGAGGGGAAGCTGTAA
- the ATG22_1 gene encoding Autophagy-related protein 22 produces MSSPAPATTVDEKAETAHIDVKNAPTVKEDASVGLAVIDQRAAIPTTGKRKPTSKWEYVTFCMFYFSNNGAPIGGNGGALRQALMSQQFPEGKIHWGGTWLPINSFLLNVTGIMFAAQMFTLLTVAPYADYGNWRPWIMIVFQTILYGCQFGMCGLSRPSQWQIANALFVLGSLANNTLIQSEHDVKAGLKSPEEHAQLDAYERSKLYNLANITGSGLVVVFYAIAVGISAAVGFATDSELIKTYRVLMGYFGTLTMLCTLPFFLVQKHRPGQKLPAGTRWWLAGPQQVWSAVKSIRELKHCLLYLVAYFMLQETFGTYWNILSILQNETINYSPLLLNAMSLCADLAGGSGTVFMLWLQKKYRFSVKAGVFYGACMTLPPSIWGAIGAFTGKIGFHRTWEFWLAMFWNFQTAAWGSYQVTMISEVVPAPKAYMFFALFNLVGKTSGFIGPFISSAIIKRANGNNNMCFWFLLGMGIIGIIVLYFVDPDQAKIDVAKYLEREAAELYSAEQREQQASKLHDEDEEEEDATGNRA; encoded by the exons ATGtccagccccgcccccgccaccaccgtaGACGAGAAGGCGGAAACCGCGCATATCGACGTCAAGAACGCGCCGACGGTGAAGGAGGACGCgagcgtcggcctcgccgtcatcgacCAGCGAGCCGCCATCCCGACCACGGGCAAACGCAAGCCCACCAGCAAGTGGGAGTATGTGACCTTTTGCATGTTCTACTTCTCGAACAACGGCGCCCCGATCGGTGGtaacggcggcgcgctgcgccagGCGCTCATGAGCCAGCAGTTTCCCGAGGGCAAGATCCACTGGGGCGGGACGTGGCTCCCGA TCAACTCGTTCCTCCTCAACGTCACGGGCATCATGTTCGCCGCGCAGATGTTCACGCTGCTCACGGTCGCCCCGTACGCCGACTACGGCAACTGGCGCCCGTGGATCATGATCG TCTTCCAGACTATCCTGTACGGCTGCCAGTTTGGAATGTGCGGCCTGTCCCGCCCGTCGCAGTGGCAGATTGCCAACGCGCTCTTCGTGCTCGGCTCGCTGGCCAACAACACC CTCATCCAGTCCGAGCACGACGTCAAGGCGGGCCTTAAGTC TCCCGAGGAgcacgcccagctcgacgcctaCGAACGCTCAAAGCTGTACAACCTCGCCAATATCACCGGCTcgggcctcgtcgtcgtcttctacgccatcgccgtcggcatctcCGCCGCGGTCGGCTTCGCGACCGACAGCGAGCTCATCAAGACGTACCGTGTGCTCATGGGATACTTTGGCACGCTGACGATGCTCTGCACGCTGCCTTTCTTCCTGGTTCAGAAGCACCGCCCGGGACAGAAGCTGCCTGCCGGCACGCGCTGGTGGCTTGCCGGCCCGCAGCAGGTGTGGAGCGCGGTCAAGAGCATCCGCGAGCTCAAGCACTGCCTGCTGTACCTTGTCGCATACTTTATGCTCCAGGAGA CGTTCGGCACGTACTGGAACATCCTGTCCATTCTGCAGAACGAGACGATCAACTActcgccgctcctcctcaacgcTATGAGCCTGtgcgccgacctcgccggcgggaGCGGCACAGTCTTCATGCTGTGGCTGCAGAAGAAGTACCGCTTCAGCGTCAAGGCCGGTGTGTTCTACGGCGCGTGCATGACTCTCCCACCCTCCATCTGGGGAGCGATCGGAGCGTTTACTGGCAAGATTGGCTTCCACCGTACCTGGGAGTTCTGGCTCGCCATGTTCTGGAACTTCCAGACGGCCGCGTGGGGATCGTACCAGGTCACGATGATCAGCGAGGTGGTTCCCGCCCCCAAGGCGTACATGTTCTTTGCG CTCTtcaacctcgtcggcaagACCTCAGGCTTCATCGGCCCGTTCATCTCCTCGGCCATCATCAAGCGGGCCAACGGCAACAATAACATGTGCTTCTggttcctcctcggcatgggcATCATCGGCATCATTGTGCTGTACTTTGTTGACCCGGACCAGGCCAAGATTGATGTGGCGAAGT acctcgagcgcgaggcggcagAGCTCTACTCGGCCGAGCAGCGTGAGCAGCAGGCGTCCAagctgcacgacgaggatgaggaggaagaagacgcTACTGGAAATAGAGCTTAA
- the Uso1 gene encoding General vesicular transport factor, whose amino-acid sequence MSMFGARFSSAVTALRGELSAAPQTANETITKLVDKIQTSPSVDDRRTAVLGLKGLSRDWKVEVGREALPSLIAVLVHDSPHDVDIAKAVLETLMSLCETAEKPAKDDVGLLHTDQFLETPEPFHAVLQLLSVSPAFFPRFYALQFLQQLLTARATLAQSYVLSAPPPGVDGVLTVLDPKAPAPGQQPGERNIMGGGAGEMLRNEALLLLPTMLAGNADLQKIVAFSGAFEKTLDIINAEDGIEGGIVVQDSLAVIGQLLRFNVSNQNLFRELSLIPSLPPILHFPTPLAPDAQAPDAFALQDWPEQKLYNAGLVLGLIRTLVGGPGGGNQSAMANGGVTRSLLELSLASNAPNGLKCQALNTLTPIMLSSVANQALLSTLMISALVPVHADEEHPNGGFIRLPPKPAVVQLVSTVIEGDPSAGRRGLRGRAAGVNMFEAYVSGNDDARIGIISSMIAPPQDNPNANYPDDPQSAGSIILSGLLDLHTSDGHFDPYRPLFSCLLLSHLLRNSEHAKKLARDVSFPSGDGDEDSDDRVSLVQLVVGNLIMASRAQEDAANRQAKGDAGSASEEEDWTRVMVGYLVLLCSWLWDSPKTVKEFLSESGNLQVLIVPITQPTGIDPLVQGLCAFLLGVCYEFNREPGEVTRATLHPILHSRIGPDQFVSRMARLREDPRFRAVQPDAFDTEGENATDAAQVQDNEEEDEGLELWFDWAFVDFWKNHYYTIQRSIAVDPDAVRGAVVDDSEQAEIIMSLRSKLKAQTEEVVNLQNQLSSLQEKHGKEKDQLVSEIDSLTEQVATLGTSLDKAQSGTTSHSAELDTLRSDLAAAREQVTSSLAEAAAHAETRQQLEATRGELDTARADLKAVQAEHASASEKLTKGDSAELGKLKARVKELEEELEAEKNKEGDDTEHEDLLVLLEELSQKRKRDKKIMREKGLDVSDDEDEDDDE is encoded by the exons ATGTCCATGTTCGGCGCAAGGTTCTCGTCGGCAGTCaccgcgctgcgcggcgagctgagCGCGGCGCCCCAGACTGCAAACGAGACCATCACAaagctcgtcgacaagaTCCAGACGAGCCCGtccgtcgacgaccgccgcaccgccgtGCTCGGTCTCAAGGGCCTCAGCAGGGACTGgaaggtcgaggtcggccgcgaggcgctcccGTCGCTCatcgccgtgctcgtgcaCGACTCGccgcacgacgtcgacatcgccaaggccgtgctcgagacgctcaTGTCGCTGTGCGAGACGGCTGAAAAG CCGGCCAAGGATGACGTTGGACTGCTGCACACGGACCAGTTCTTGGAGACGCCAGAGCCGTTCCACGCCGTGCTCCAGCTCCTCTCGGTCTCGCCGGCCTTCTTCCCCCGCTTCTATGCGCTCCAGTTCCTCCAGCAGCTGCTCACCGCCCGCGCCACACTCGCGCAGTCTTATGTCCTCTCTGCTCCGCCCCCGGGCGTCGATGGCGTCCTTACTGTGCTCGACCCCAAGGCCCCCGCACCCGGCCAGCAGCCTGGAGAGCGCAACATCATGGGTGGAGGCGCAGGCGAGATGCTCCGCAAcgaggcgctgctcctcctcccgaCCATGCTCGCTGGAAACGCCGATCTGCAGAAGATTGTCGCGTTCTCTGGAGCGTTTGAGAAGACGCTTGATATCATCAACGCCGAGGATGGTATTGAGGGCGGTATCGTTGTCCAGGACTCGCTGGCCGTGATCGGACAGCTGCTGCGCTTCAACGTCTCTAACCAG AACCTCTTCCGCGAGCTCTCCCTCATTCCCTCGCTCCCGCCCATCCTCCACTTCCCCACTCCGCTCGCGCCAGATGCCCAGGCGCCCGACGCATTCGCCCTTCAGGACTGGCCCGAGCAGAAGCTCTACAACGCTGGTCTCGTGCTCGGCTTGATACGCACTCTTGTCGgtggccccggcggcggtaACCAGAGCGCGATGGCCAACGGCGGTGTCACTCGCAGCCTGCTGGAGCTATCGCTCGCGTCCAACGCGCCGAACGGACTCAAGTGCCAGGCGCTCAACACGCTCACGCCCATCATGCTGTCGTCGGTTGCCAACCAGGCGCTGTTGTCGACCCTCATGATATCGGCGCTCGTGCCGGTCCACGCTGATGAGGAGCACCCCAACGGTGGCTTCATCCGTCTGCCACCCAAGCCGGCCGTTGTTCAGCTCGTGTCCACGGTCATCGAGGGCGACCCTAGCGCCGGTCGTCGTGGCCTCCGCGGTCGTGCTGCGGGCGTCAACATGTTTGAG GCATACGTCTctggcaacgacgacgcgcggaTAGGCATCATCTCCTCCATGATCGCCCCTCCCCAGGACAACCCCAACGCCAACTACCCCGACGACCCTCAGTCCGCCGGCTCGATCATCCTCTCGGGCCTGCTGGACCTCCACACCAGCGACGGCCACTTTGACCCATACCGCCCTCTGTTCTCCTGTCTCCTCCTTTCCCACTTGCTGCGCAACTCTGAGCACGCCAAGaagctggcgcgcgacgtgtcGTTCCCCagcggtgacggcgacgaggacagcgacgacagggTCTCGCTCGTTCAGCTTGTCGTTGGTAACCTCATCATGGCTTCGCGCGCCCAGGAGGATGCTGCCAACCGCCAAGCCAAGGGCGACGCTGGCAGTGCTTCAGAGGAGGAAGACTGGACACGTGTCATGGTTGGctacctcgtcctcctctgcTCCTGGCTCTGGGACAGCCCCAAGACTGTCAAGGAGTTCTTGAGTGAGAGTGGAAATCTCCAGGTG CTTATTGTCCCTATCACCCAGCCGACCGGCATCGACCCCCTTGTCCAGGGCCTCTGCGCCTTCCTGCTTGGTGTCTGCTACGAGTTCAACCGCGAGCCTGGAGAGGTTACCCGTGCCACCCTTCACCCCATCCTTCACTCGCGCATCGGCCCTGACCAGTTCGTCTCGCGCATGGCCCGCTTGCGTGAGGACCCTCGTTTCCGCGCCGTCCAGCCCGACGCGTTCGACACGGAGGGTGAGAATGCCACCGATGCTGCCCAGGTCCAGgacaacgaggaggaggacgagggcctcgagtTGTGGTTTGACTGGGCGTTTGTCGACTTTTGGAAGAACCACTACT ACACCATTCAGCGCTCCATTGCCGTTGACCCCGATGCCGTCCGTGGCGCTGTTGtggacgacagcgagcaggccgagatCATCATGTCGCTGCGCTCAAAGCTCAAGGCGCAGACTGAGGAGGTTGTCAACCTGCAGAACCAGCTGTCGTCTTTGCAGGAGAAGCACGGCAAGGAG AAGGACCAGCTTGTGTCCGAGATCGACTCCCTGACAGAACAAGTGGCTACTCTCGGCACGTCACTCGACAAGGCCCAGTCTGGCACGACCTCTCActctgccgagctcgacacgttGAGGTCTGacctcgctgctgcccgtGAGCAGgtcacgtcgtcgctcgccgaggccgctgcccacgccgagactcggcagcagctcgaggcgacgcgtggcgagctggacactgcgcgcgccgacctcaaggcagtgcaggccgagcatgcgagcgcgagcgagaagcTCACCAAGGGCGACTCTGCCGAGCTGGGCAAGTTGAAAGCCCgtgtcaaggagctcgaggaggagctcgaggccgagaagaacaaggagggcgacgacacggagcACGAGGacctgctggtgctgctcgaggagctgagccagaagcgcaagcgcgacaAGAAGATTATGCGGGAGAAGGGCCTGGATgtgagcgacgacgaggatgaggatgacgacgagtag